One window from the genome of Paenibacillus azoreducens encodes:
- a CDS encoding DnaJ family domain-containing protein, with translation MSIMSWLAEQRINEAMNRGEFEQLAGKGKPLELEELSHIPEDLRMSYKIMKNAGCIPEEMQLKGELLKLQDLIHACENAGEKEKLRKSLTEKKLRFQLLMEQRGLSGSAVFQEYGQKMRERLQDS, from the coding sequence ATGAGCATTATGTCATGGCTTGCTGAACAAAGAATAAACGAAGCAATGAACCGGGGAGAATTCGAACAGCTGGCCGGCAAAGGCAAACCGCTTGAGCTTGAAGAACTGTCGCATATTCCCGAAGACCTGCGGATGTCCTATAAAATCATGAAAAACGCGGGTTGCATCCCTGAAGAAATGCAGCTCAAAGGCGAACTTTTAAAGCTGCAGGATTTAATCCATGCATGCGAAAATGCCGGCGAAAAAGAAAAGCTGAGAAAAAGTCTGACCGAAAAGAAGCTGCGCTTTCAATTGCTGATGGAGCAGAGAGGTTTAAGCGGCAGTGCGGTCTTTCAGGAATATGGGCAAAAAATGCGCGAGCGTCTGCAAGATTCGTAA
- a CDS encoding SDR family oxidoreductase: MSQEQINKLRFAGKTAIITGAGSGIGKAAAVKMATEGANVALFDLLDDRTEQTEAEINAIRPGAARAFDVDTSDAARVEKAVLETAELFGTVDVVFANAGINGVLSPIEDMKLEDWQHTLSVNLNGTFLTVKYAIPHLKKRGGSIIITSSINGSRVFSNFGMSAYSTSKAGQVAFAKMAALELAKFKIRVNVICPGAISTNIDQSTEKTDELKEIVIPVQYPEGSQPLREGPGSPENVADLVAFLGSDESIHVTGAQIIIDGAESLLR; encoded by the coding sequence ATGAGCCAGGAGCAAATAAACAAACTGCGTTTTGCCGGAAAAACCGCGATTATCACCGGCGCCGGTTCCGGAATCGGCAAGGCAGCTGCCGTTAAAATGGCCACGGAAGGGGCCAATGTGGCATTATTCGATTTGCTGGATGACCGCACGGAGCAAACGGAAGCGGAAATTAACGCCATCCGGCCCGGCGCCGCGCGTGCTTTTGATGTGGATACTTCGGATGCCGCCAGGGTCGAAAAAGCGGTTCTCGAAACCGCGGAGCTGTTTGGAACGGTCGATGTCGTGTTTGCCAATGCCGGCATTAACGGCGTTTTATCCCCGATTGAGGACATGAAGTTGGAGGATTGGCAGCATACGTTAAGCGTCAACCTGAACGGTACGTTTTTGACGGTAAAATATGCGATTCCACATCTCAAAAAGCGTGGCGGAAGCATCATTATCACGAGTTCGATTAACGGCAGTCGGGTATTCTCCAACTTCGGCATGTCAGCTTACAGTACTTCCAAGGCGGGCCAGGTTGCTTTTGCCAAAATGGCGGCGCTGGAGCTGGCCAAATTCAAAATCCGCGTGAATGTCATCTGCCCGGGTGCAATTTCGACCAACATCGATCAAAGCACGGAAAAAACGGATGAGCTCAAAGAAATCGTCATTCCGGTTCAATACCCTGAGGGCAGCCAGCCGCTAAGGGAAGGGCCCGGATCACCCGAAAATGTAGCCGACCTGGTCGCATTTCTCGGTTCAGACGAGTCCATCCACGTTACGGGGGCGCAAATCATCATTGACGGAGCGGAATCGCTTCTGCGATAA
- a CDS encoding vWA domain-containing protein, which translates to MNYTIQASQRTPALIIYLIDISASMNMLMDQKRRIDVVYEALSLAIRQMVFRSTKGNRLTPRYRIAILAYSDDVYDLLNGIKGIDEIAAVGSLPDLTPKRFSDSAKAFLQAERILQSELPHMQDCPAPLVCHMTDGVSTGDDPEPIAKRIMSMSVPDGNVLVENIFISDHILDQPIPQPRRWKGIHPETALQDEHAVKLRNMSSPLPESYREMLAEADYLLAPGALMMLPGNCAELVSIGFQMSAATPVRA; encoded by the coding sequence ATGAATTATACCATTCAGGCTTCCCAACGTACGCCGGCGCTCATTATTTATTTGATCGACATCAGCGCGTCCATGAATATGCTGATGGATCAAAAGCGGCGGATCGACGTGGTATACGAAGCTTTGTCTTTGGCCATCCGGCAGATGGTATTCCGGTCAACCAAAGGCAACCGGCTTACGCCGCGTTATCGGATTGCGATTTTGGCCTATAGCGACGATGTTTACGATCTGCTGAACGGGATTAAGGGCATTGACGAGATTGCGGCGGTTGGTTCGCTGCCGGATTTGACCCCGAAACGATTTTCGGACTCGGCCAAAGCTTTTCTTCAGGCAGAACGTATTTTACAGTCTGAATTGCCGCATATGCAGGATTGTCCGGCTCCGCTCGTATGCCATATGACCGACGGGGTTTCCACAGGGGATGATCCGGAGCCGATCGCCAAACGGATTATGAGCATGAGCGTTCCAGACGGCAACGTGCTGGTGGAAAATATTTTTATTTCCGATCACATTTTAGACCAGCCGATTCCGCAGCCGCGGCGCTGGAAAGGAATCCATCCTGAAACCGCGCTGCAGGACGAACATGCGGTCAAGCTTCGCAATATGTCTTCGCCTTTGCCGGAAAGCTATAGAGAAATGCTTGCTGAGGCGGATTATCTGCTTGCGCCCGGGGCGCTGATGATGCTGCCGGGGAATTGCGCGGAGCTGGTGTCCATCGGATTCCAGATGTCGGCAGCGACGCCTGTTAGAGCGTAG
- a CDS encoding WXG100 family type VII secretion target: MAGRILITPEQVESVANQFKQGGEQSNSIVTGLQQAINGMEGQWEGMTKQRFFQEFQEASKQMQSFVQILNNISQELTAIAQKFRTVDESR, translated from the coding sequence ATGGCAGGACGTATTTTAATTACCCCCGAGCAGGTCGAATCGGTAGCAAATCAATTCAAACAAGGCGGAGAACAAAGCAATTCGATCGTTACCGGCTTGCAGCAGGCGATCAATGGCATGGAAGGACAATGGGAAGGGATGACCAAACAGCGTTTCTTCCAGGAATTTCAGGAAGCCAGCAAACAAATGCAGTCTTTCGTACAGATTCTGAACAATATCAGTCAGGAATTGACTGCGATTGCCCAGAAATTCCGGACGGTTGACGAATCCCGATAA
- a CDS encoding DUF4176 domain-containing protein, with amino-acid sequence MKEREHTKSLLPLGSVVLLKNAQKKLMIYGRKQIQMESGTLFDYLGVVFPEGYIDPNYTFLFNHEDIDKIEFIGFSNDEEERFHKLLEEVSIG; translated from the coding sequence ATGAAGGAAAGGGAACACACGAAATCATTGCTTCCGCTCGGATCGGTCGTTCTGCTCAAAAACGCCCAGAAAAAATTGATGATTTATGGGCGCAAACAGATTCAGATGGAAAGCGGCACCTTGTTTGATTATTTGGGCGTAGTTTTTCCGGAAGGATATATTGACCCTAACTATACTTTTTTGTTCAATCATGAGGATATCGACAAGATCGAGTTTATCGGGTTCTCCAATGATGAGGAAGAGAGATTCCACAAGCTTCTGGAAGAGGTCTCGATAGGGTAA
- a CDS encoding WXG100 family type VII secretion target has protein sequence MRISVDPEALRALSRQLEQSGEQIRQITASLNQALGSLIWETSIRQSILNQWQAANQQGEQIHSLLSEMGRHVQSKAGQFQTADEQQHSILGSSAFYASPVAMFRAAALPGEASILPGYGGRSVPISNPSSAVLAVQGQNGSDEGLDVGWGYQGPTPAGWASLGYGALMVGTMVKSGFNVNMRNNGTVATIKGARSPFALNEGIRGTRYTLNNAEKNPQVWKFVDPKIAAKEALSIKGLGGKLGYAGLLFDTGVSGFEDYKRGGASRAAASVIVNGGLGLGTMASSAAIGAAVGSAVPVAGTAVGAVVGLASGVVISAVTDIEINGKSLKTYAVDGVNAAIDGSVDGVKAAAEGIGHAAEETFHAVSDSVKAVSHGASELADEVKNKLGKLGKWFS, from the coding sequence GTGCGTATTTCTGTTGATCCGGAGGCACTCCGGGCATTAAGTCGTCAATTGGAGCAGAGCGGTGAACAAATCAGGCAAATTACCGCTTCATTAAATCAGGCATTGGGATCTTTGATTTGGGAAACCTCTATCCGGCAATCTATCTTGAATCAGTGGCAGGCCGCTAACCAGCAGGGAGAGCAGATCCATTCGCTGTTAAGTGAAATGGGAAGACATGTGCAGAGCAAAGCCGGGCAGTTTCAAACTGCGGATGAGCAGCAGCATTCCATATTGGGCAGCTCCGCATTTTATGCTTCTCCCGTCGCGATGTTCCGGGCTGCGGCCCTTCCGGGAGAAGCTTCCATTCTTCCAGGTTACGGCGGTCGGAGCGTTCCGATCTCGAACCCGTCGTCGGCTGTCCTTGCGGTACAAGGTCAAAACGGAAGCGATGAAGGGCTGGACGTCGGCTGGGGTTATCAAGGACCGACACCGGCAGGCTGGGCTTCGCTCGGATACGGCGCATTGATGGTCGGCACGATGGTCAAAAGCGGATTTAATGTTAATATGAGGAATAACGGTACAGTCGCAACGATTAAGGGAGCTCGTTCCCCTTTTGCTCTAAATGAAGGCATTCGGGGAACTCGTTATACGCTTAATAATGCGGAGAAGAATCCTCAAGTCTGGAAATTCGTAGATCCGAAAATCGCCGCCAAAGAGGCTCTCTCCATCAAAGGATTGGGCGGCAAACTGGGGTATGCGGGACTTCTTTTTGACACCGGCGTCTCCGGTTTCGAGGATTATAAACGCGGAGGCGCTAGCCGTGCAGCGGCAAGCGTGATCGTAAACGGCGGTTTGGGGCTGGGGACGATGGCCAGCAGCGCAGCGATCGGGGCTGCCGTCGGTTCTGCGGTACCTGTAGCGGGAACGGCCGTGGGAGCGGTGGTCGGATTGGCCTCAGGCGTCGTTATCTCGGCTGTGACCGATATCGAAATCAATGGAAAATCGCTGAAAACCTATGCGGTGGACGGTGTGAATGCGGCGATTGACGGTAGCGTTGATGGCGTAAAGGCTGCCGCTGAGGGAATCGGACATGCAGCGGAGGAGACATTCCATGCGGTTTCGGACTCGGTAAAGGCCGTCTCGCACGGGGCCAGCGAACTTGCGGATGAAGTGAAAAATAAACTCGGGAAATTGGGGAAATGGTTTTCGTAA